One genomic window of Dryobates pubescens isolate bDryPub1 chromosome 17, bDryPub1.pri, whole genome shotgun sequence includes the following:
- the LOC128898018 gene encoding potassium/sodium hyperpolarization-activated cyclic nucleotide-gated channel 2-like, translating to MHPQQARALPPPAPHAAPGAWPAPPRYRPQPRDARPHGPLTAARGHPKRYHPQPGPSSVRAAAGEEEESVEQEQGEGKVEAQLRVAAGRAMPAAAHRQEQAAAMSRRSPLFAAAPLPGYGRGAGPPAAGASGDEAGARHCPRRPARLAAAP from the coding sequence atgcacccacagcaggcaagGGCCCTTCCCCCACCGGCGCCACACGCGGCCCCCGGCGCCTGGCCGGCTCCACCCCGCTACCGGCCCCAGCCCCGAGACGCCCGGCCCCACGGCCCCCTCACGGCAGCAAGGGGCCACCCTAAGCGATACCACCCCCAGCCCGGCCCTAGCAGCGTCCGAGCGGCggcaggagaagaagaagagtcCGTCGAGCAAGAGCAAGGAGAAGGCAAGGTCGAGGCTCAGCTGCGCGTCGCTGCGGGCAGGGCCATGCCGGCTGCGGcgcacaggcaggagcaggcagcggcCATGTCCCGGCGCTCTCCCCTCTTCGCAGCCGCACCGCTTCCGGGTTACGGGCGCGGAGCGGGGCCGCCCGCCGCAGGTGCCAGCGGGGACGAGGCGGGTGCCCGGCACTGCCCACGGCGCCCGGCGCGGCTCGCGGCCGCCCCCTAG